In Clostridium sporogenes, one genomic interval encodes:
- a CDS encoding HAD family hydrolase has product MNIKGVIFDFNGTMFYDGEIQETSWRAYLQRKIGRKVTDDEFQEYVHGRNADVTLPYFLGTELSKKEIEELAEEKEVTYRELCLADNNKFKLANGLIDFLNYLKESKIPFTIATASGLNNVKFFFEHLDLAKWFNISNVVYDDGTIPGKPEPEIYIRAANKIGIHVNECMVFEDAKSGIMSAHRAGAYKIVGVASMLDKEAMLKIDGVDEVIEDYTNVINLLK; this is encoded by the coding sequence ATGAATATAAAGGGTGTAATATTTGATTTTAATGGAACTATGTTCTATGATGGAGAAATTCAAGAAACATCTTGGAGAGCATATTTACAAAGAAAAATAGGTAGAAAAGTGACAGATGATGAATTTCAAGAATACGTTCATGGCAGAAATGCAGATGTTACATTACCATATTTTTTAGGTACAGAGTTGTCTAAAAAAGAAATAGAAGAATTAGCAGAAGAAAAAGAAGTAACATACCGTGAACTATGCTTAGCAGATAATAATAAATTCAAATTAGCTAATGGATTAATAGATTTTTTAAATTATTTAAAAGAAAGTAAAATTCCTTTTACAATTGCTACTGCTTCAGGATTGAATAATGTTAAATTCTTTTTTGAGCATTTAGATTTAGCAAAATGGTTTAATATATCTAATGTAGTGTATGATGATGGAACAATTCCAGGAAAGCCAGAGCCAGAAATTTATATTAGGGCTGCTAATAAAATCGGAATTCATGTAAATGAATGCATGGTTTTTGAAGATGCAAAATCTGGCATAATGTCAGCACATAGGGCTGGTGCTTACAAAATAGTCGGAGTTGCTTCTATGCTTGATAAAGAAGCAATGTTAAAAATAGATGGTGTAGATGAAGTGATTGAAGATTATACAAACGTTATAAATTTACTAAAATAA
- a CDS encoding YwqG family protein translates to MNKLELPKSLEKFRGEIEKTMKPHIKIKLQEKETMPWESKLGGDPYLKIGMEYPKTSNGEYLRLLAQINFEEVPHLESFPQKGILQFYILADDVYGLALQDQCIQDTFRVIYIPEVTKNEENLIKDFSFLGELEEEWYMPFSNEGKMEFSSEEYMPVSWEDYRFNEIYGSINIPEEVVDDYMENLSADGCKIGGYPAFTQSDPRYYDRNLERFNTLLLQLDCEDECDLMFGDAGVANFFINEEDLKKLDFTKVLYNWDCC, encoded by the coding sequence ATGAACAAATTAGAATTACCTAAAAGCTTAGAAAAATTTAGAGGCGAAATAGAAAAAACTATGAAACCCCATATAAAAATTAAATTACAAGAAAAAGAAACTATGCCCTGGGAAAGTAAACTAGGGGGAGATCCTTATCTAAAGATTGGTATGGAATATCCTAAAACCTCCAATGGAGAATATTTGAGATTATTAGCTCAGATAAATTTTGAGGAAGTTCCACACTTAGAGTCTTTTCCACAAAAGGGAATATTACAATTTTACATATTAGCTGATGATGTGTATGGACTCGCTCTTCAGGATCAATGCATACAAGATACATTTAGAGTAATATACATACCTGAGGTCACAAAAAATGAAGAAAACTTAATAAAAGACTTTTCATTTTTAGGAGAACTAGAAGAAGAGTGGTACATGCCTTTTAGTAATGAAGGAAAAATGGAATTTTCATCAGAAGAATATATGCCTGTATCCTGGGAGGATTATAGATTTAATGAGATATATGGTAGCATTAATATACCAGAAGAAGTAGTAGATGATTATATGGAGAATTTAAGCGCTGATGGATGCAAAATAGGAGGATATCCTGCTTTTACTCAATCTGATCCACGATATTATGATAGAAATCTAGAAAGATTTAATACATTATTGCTTCAATTAGATTGTGAAGATGAATGTGATTTAATGTTTGGAGATGCTGGAGTAGCAAACTTTTTTATAAATGAAGAAGATTTAAAAAAACTAGATTTCACCAAAGTTTTATATAATTGGGATTGCTGTTAA